A window from Planococcus maritimus encodes these proteins:
- a CDS encoding serine hydrolase, giving the protein MFKKVILYTNRLDEMKGFYEYQLGFRIVEENEESFALSIGSSVLEFRASERASFYHYAINIPGNQFSLAKFWARARVELNRQEGMDEIYYANFNSDAFYFEDPAGNVVEFIGRRHVDIMDDFTIDSLLDISEVGITTSYVKEVGERLEAMEIPVRGNKGIEPETLNFLGKDPHFFVLVPPKRVWYFSKRKSETHPLAIELIDGRVVEIDEEGHMVQKQADNPVSDLMESSAFSGTAQMAGDENWSLAKGFANRVDERPIAVDSRFAMASGSKIFTAVAVLQLVEQGKLELSASLSALLPKTFPNFHATVHQLLCHTSGLPDYFDEEAQDDFEQLWQDIPMYRMQTPADFVPLFRELPPVEEPGARFRYNNAGYIALGLVIEQVTGEEFADYVEREVLAKAGMSESGYFRLDRLPKNTAYGYIDEGDSWRTNQYSIPIRGGADGGAFVTTGDMAKFWNRLMDGTLLSGEMKTLLLTVQAQQGETAYGYGVWIDQQEEEIVKYHVMGYDPGVNIHSGYYPKHKSIVTVLSNAAEGAYDIVKVIEREKKLRG; this is encoded by the coding sequence ATGTTCAAGAAAGTCATACTATACACAAATCGTTTGGATGAAATGAAGGGATTTTACGAATACCAGCTCGGGTTCCGGATCGTGGAAGAAAACGAAGAAAGCTTTGCGCTGTCGATTGGTTCATCGGTTTTGGAGTTCCGTGCTTCAGAGCGAGCGTCATTCTATCATTACGCAATCAATATTCCCGGCAACCAGTTTAGCTTGGCGAAGTTTTGGGCGCGTGCTCGAGTCGAGTTAAATCGCCAGGAAGGGATGGACGAGATTTATTATGCGAATTTCAATTCCGACGCCTTTTATTTCGAAGATCCTGCTGGGAATGTCGTCGAATTTATCGGTCGACGCCATGTCGACATCATGGACGATTTCACGATCGATTCGCTACTCGACATTAGCGAAGTTGGCATTACCACTTCTTACGTCAAAGAAGTTGGTGAAAGGTTGGAGGCGATGGAAATTCCTGTTCGCGGCAATAAAGGGATTGAGCCAGAAACCTTGAATTTCCTAGGCAAAGACCCTCATTTTTTTGTGTTGGTACCGCCGAAACGGGTATGGTACTTTTCTAAGCGAAAAAGCGAAACGCATCCACTGGCGATTGAGCTGATAGATGGACGGGTGGTTGAGATCGATGAAGAAGGGCATATGGTTCAAAAGCAAGCCGACAACCCAGTGTCTGACTTAATGGAATCCAGCGCATTTTCAGGAACTGCCCAGATGGCCGGTGATGAAAATTGGTCCCTTGCCAAAGGATTCGCCAACCGTGTGGACGAGCGGCCGATTGCTGTTGACAGCCGCTTTGCGATGGCATCCGGCAGTAAAATTTTTACCGCCGTGGCCGTCTTGCAATTAGTGGAACAGGGCAAACTCGAACTATCGGCCAGTTTATCAGCGCTATTGCCGAAAACCTTTCCGAATTTTCATGCCACAGTTCACCAGCTATTGTGCCATACATCCGGGCTTCCCGATTACTTTGATGAAGAAGCACAGGATGATTTCGAACAATTATGGCAAGACATTCCGATGTACCGAATGCAGACGCCAGCTGACTTTGTGCCATTGTTCCGAGAATTGCCGCCTGTAGAAGAACCCGGTGCGCGTTTTCGCTACAACAATGCCGGCTATATTGCGCTAGGATTGGTCATCGAGCAAGTGACTGGCGAAGAGTTCGCCGATTATGTCGAGCGGGAAGTACTGGCGAAAGCGGGCATGTCGGAATCGGGCTATTTCCGCCTCGACCGCTTGCCGAAAAATACAGCATATGGCTATATCGATGAAGGAGATTCGTGGCGTACGAACCAATATTCCATTCCTATTCGCGGGGGTGCGGACGGGGGTGCATTCGTTACAACGGGAGATATGGCGAAGTTCTGGAACCGGTTAATGGACGGCACTTTGTTGTCCGGAGAAATGAAAACCTTACTGCTGACGGTTCAGGCACAACAAGGTGAAACGGCTTATGGTTATGGTGTGTGGATTGATCAGCAAGAAGAGGAAATCGTGAAGTATCACGTCATGGGATATGATCCCGGTGTTAATATCCATTCGGGTTATTATCCTAAGCACAAATCTATCGTTACGGTATTGTCAAATGCCGCAGAGGGCGCGTATGATATAGTGAAAGTCATTGAACGCGAGAAAAAACTGAGAGGGTGA
- a CDS encoding cold-shock protein: MEQGKVKWFNSEKGFGFIEREGGDDVFVHFSAIQSEGFKTLDEGQEVTFDIEQGQRGLQATNVSKA; the protein is encoded by the coding sequence ATGGAACAAGGTAAAGTAAAATGGTTTAACTCAGAAAAAGGATTCGGCTTCATCGAGCGCGAAGGCGGAGACGACGTATTCGTACACTTCTCAGCTATCCAAAGCGAAGGATTCAAAACTCTTGACGAAGGTCAAGAAGTTACTTTTGACATCGAGCAAGGCCAACGCGGTCTTCAAGCTACTAACGTATCAAAAGCTTAA
- a CDS encoding topology modulation protein yields the protein MQRIMVIGVSAGVGKSRFARRLGEATDLPVHHLDAYFWKPGWIEAEEKEFQRKQQELTGGSQWIIEGNYNSTAHIRLTSCDTLIQLQLPLWHCLWRVFKRRIQYRKQARPDMAPGCPEKIDREFLKFIVTTYHSRQKSQRHLIEEFSTAFPEKQVYVLRGQKEVDSFITLASK from the coding sequence ATGCAGCGAATTATGGTGATCGGGGTGTCAGCAGGAGTTGGCAAATCAAGGTTTGCTAGACGTTTAGGGGAAGCGACGGATTTACCTGTGCATCATTTGGATGCATATTTCTGGAAGCCGGGATGGATCGAGGCAGAAGAAAAAGAATTTCAACGGAAGCAGCAGGAACTAACTGGTGGTAGCCAGTGGATCATCGAAGGAAATTATAACAGCACGGCCCATATCCGTTTGACTTCTTGCGATACACTGATCCAATTGCAACTCCCATTGTGGCATTGTTTGTGGCGTGTATTCAAAAGGCGCATTCAATACCGCAAACAGGCACGGCCGGATATGGCACCAGGGTGTCCTGAAAAAATCGATCGTGAATTTTTGAAGTTCATCGTGACGACTTATCACAGCCGGCAAAAATCCCAGCGGCATTTAATAGAAGAATTCAGTACCGCATTTCCTGAAAAACAAGTGTATGTTCTTCGCGGCCAAAAAGAAGTCGACTCTTTTATAACCTTAGCTAGTAAATAG
- a CDS encoding UDP-N-acetylmuramoyl-L-alanyl-D-glutamate--2,6-diaminopimelate ligase: protein MKLQFARIPGVHILKSFGPESADIQAIVYNSSSARNGSAFFCVIGENTDGHLYIEPAIENGAQAIIGSNEEILAQQAKHHPMISFVLVADVRNALAHTADFFFSSPQNDLFKIGVTGTNGKTTTATYARNLFNLLGTPCGFIGTTGVETAQGKVPFEKSTPTTPIASDIHQIFSMLVEADTEAVAMEVSSTALDQQRVEGITFDVAIHTNLSEEHLEYHKTFEHYRESKLKLFERAKAAVVNLDDPGLSEGILAMADYPVLSYSHNPASGADLVWGNYSASAEGMRFELNYKGDSRIVEAPLYGDYNAANLTAAIGTALHAGHSIDQIIAVLPNMPQVEGRFQVIRGPEERTIILDYAHTPVAIDAVLTEARKLPHRRLIALIAGIGIRDFAKMPKMAKASEGKADVLVVTVDHPGFNDPEDVVSEVIKGFSVPYLQKVLRAPTRKQAVEKALEESGPQDIVLLSSGCINGAQIIKGEYIPHSDEAIIEAFFSSKTGEF from the coding sequence ATGAAGTTGCAATTTGCACGAATTCCCGGGGTACACATATTAAAATCATTCGGGCCAGAGTCAGCGGACATTCAGGCGATTGTCTACAACTCTTCTTCGGCACGGAATGGTTCTGCATTTTTCTGCGTTATTGGAGAGAATACAGACGGACATCTATACATAGAGCCTGCGATCGAAAATGGTGCGCAGGCAATCATCGGCTCCAATGAAGAAATCTTGGCCCAGCAAGCTAAGCACCATCCAATGATCAGTTTTGTGCTGGTGGCGGATGTGCGGAATGCACTTGCACATACGGCGGATTTCTTTTTCAGCTCGCCGCAGAACGATTTGTTTAAAATCGGCGTAACGGGAACGAACGGCAAGACTACTACGGCTACGTATGCCCGCAATTTGTTCAACTTGCTGGGCACGCCTTGTGGGTTTATCGGCACGACAGGTGTCGAAACGGCTCAAGGCAAAGTGCCGTTTGAAAAGAGTACGCCAACAACGCCAATCGCCTCGGACATCCACCAGATTTTCTCGATGCTAGTGGAGGCGGACACAGAGGCGGTCGCCATGGAAGTGTCTTCGACTGCGCTCGATCAGCAACGCGTGGAAGGTATTACGTTCGATGTGGCGATTCATACCAATTTATCTGAAGAGCATCTCGAATACCATAAAACTTTTGAGCATTACCGAGAGTCGAAGTTGAAATTATTCGAACGTGCGAAAGCGGCAGTCGTTAATCTCGATGATCCGGGCCTTAGTGAAGGTATTTTGGCGATGGCGGATTATCCGGTGCTGAGCTATAGCCACAATCCGGCTAGCGGTGCAGACCTCGTATGGGGGAATTACAGCGCCTCTGCGGAAGGCATGCGTTTTGAGCTGAATTATAAAGGCGACAGCCGAATAGTCGAAGCGCCATTATATGGCGATTACAATGCCGCGAATTTGACGGCAGCAATCGGAACGGCCTTGCATGCAGGGCATTCGATCGACCAAATCATTGCCGTCTTGCCGAACATGCCACAAGTGGAAGGGCGCTTTCAAGTCATCAGAGGCCCTGAGGAACGAACAATTATCCTTGATTATGCCCATACTCCAGTGGCAATCGATGCGGTCTTGACCGAAGCCCGTAAATTGCCCCACCGGCGATTGATCGCTCTCATTGCCGGCATCGGTATTCGAGATTTCGCAAAGATGCCAAAAATGGCAAAAGCGTCTGAAGGAAAAGCGGACGTTCTGGTCGTAACGGTCGACCATCCAGGCTTTAACGATCCGGAAGATGTGGTCTCTGAAGTGATCAAAGGCTTTAGCGTCCCGTATCTGCAAAAAGTGCTGAGAGCGCCTACGCGCAAGCAGGCAGTGGAAAAAGCATTGGAAGAAAGCGGACCACAAGATATCGTCTTGCTTTCAAGTGGCTGCATCAACGGAGCCCAAATCATTAAAGGGGAGTATATCCCGCATTCTGATGAAGCGATAATCGAAGCGTTCTTCTCGAGCAAAACTGGGGAATTTTAG
- the fumC gene encoding class II fumarate hydratase, translated as MQYRTEKDTIGEIQVEADKMWGAQTQRSVQNFAIGTERMPHEVVMAFAQLKKATAKANHKLGKMSDAKMRAIETAANEVIAGKWNDHFPLVVWQTGSGTQSNMNMNEVLARRGNEILAEQGSDEKLHPNDDVNMSQSSNDTYPTAMHVAGVLAVTEQLIPAVQKLKTTLDEKAKKFDEVIKIGRTHLQDATPLTLGQEISGWRHMLVKSERMIKESVEHMRELAIGGTAVGTGINADPKFGGYVAEFIAQAVGTEFTSAENKFHALTSHDEMVYVHGAVKALAADAMKIANDVRWLASGPRSGIGEITIPANEPGSSIMPGKVNPTQSEALTMVSAQVMGNDAAIGFAASQGNFELNVFKPVIAYNFLQSVRLLTDSLISFNDNCAIGIEVNLDVIENHVKNSLMLVTSLNPHIGYEKAAAIAKQAHNEGTTLKESAVKSGHLTSEQFDEWVRPENMVGK; from the coding sequence ATGCAGTATCGTACAGAAAAAGACACGATCGGTGAAATTCAAGTTGAAGCTGACAAAATGTGGGGCGCGCAAACACAGCGCAGCGTCCAAAACTTTGCCATCGGAACAGAACGTATGCCCCATGAAGTGGTCATGGCATTTGCTCAATTGAAAAAAGCGACAGCTAAAGCGAACCATAAGCTCGGCAAGATGTCCGACGCGAAGATGCGAGCGATCGAAACGGCTGCCAACGAAGTCATTGCGGGCAAATGGAACGATCATTTCCCACTCGTCGTCTGGCAAACCGGGAGCGGCACACAGTCCAATATGAACATGAACGAAGTATTGGCGCGTCGCGGAAACGAAATTTTGGCGGAGCAGGGATCGGATGAAAAACTTCACCCGAACGATGACGTCAATATGTCCCAAAGCTCGAACGATACGTACCCGACGGCAATGCACGTTGCTGGCGTTTTAGCAGTTACGGAGCAATTGATCCCAGCGGTCCAGAAGTTGAAAACGACACTGGATGAAAAAGCGAAGAAATTCGACGAAGTCATCAAAATCGGCCGTACGCATTTACAGGATGCTACACCGCTCACATTAGGCCAGGAAATCAGCGGCTGGCGTCACATGTTGGTGAAAAGCGAACGCATGATCAAAGAAAGCGTTGAGCATATGCGTGAACTGGCAATCGGCGGAACAGCCGTCGGCACAGGCATCAACGCAGACCCGAAATTCGGCGGCTATGTGGCGGAATTCATCGCACAAGCGGTCGGCACGGAATTTACTTCAGCGGAAAACAAATTCCATGCATTGACTAGCCACGATGAAATGGTCTACGTGCACGGAGCAGTGAAAGCACTTGCTGCGGATGCGATGAAGATCGCGAATGACGTCCGTTGGCTTGCAAGCGGCCCACGCAGCGGCATCGGCGAGATCACGATTCCAGCGAATGAGCCAGGCAGCTCGATCATGCCAGGGAAAGTCAACCCGACGCAAAGTGAAGCCTTGACGATGGTATCAGCACAAGTCATGGGTAATGACGCGGCGATCGGCTTTGCGGCAAGCCAAGGGAATTTTGAACTCAATGTCTTCAAACCGGTCATTGCCTATAACTTCTTGCAATCGGTTCGCTTGCTGACAGATTCACTCATTTCCTTCAACGACAATTGTGCGATCGGCATCGAAGTGAATTTGGACGTCATCGAAAATCACGTGAAAAACTCGTTGATGCTCGTGACCTCTCTCAACCCGCATATCGGCTACGAGAAAGCGGCAGCCATTGCCAAGCAAGCTCATAACGAAGGCACCACATTAAAAGAATCAGCAGTGAAGAGCGGCCATTTGACGTCGGAGCAATTCGACGAATGGGTACGCCCGGAGAATATGGTAGGAAAATAA
- a CDS encoding diphthine--ammonia ligase — MQKPFITSWSGGKDSALAYYRAVQQGHVPIALFTMFEEDGERSKSHGLKQQILEAQAERMGLPLVIGKADWSGYEEEFIHHLQNFKEQGIELGVYGDIDLQDHLDWVEKVSDKAGLEVLHPLWQEARRSLLEELIEEEFKAVITVVDTARVGEEFLGRVFTRELIEELEALGIDACGEEGEFHTTLVDGPIFVEPLPVELGTIVHNGQYAMLEVKLQTGE, encoded by the coding sequence ATGCAAAAACCATTTATCACATCATGGAGCGGCGGCAAGGACTCCGCTTTGGCCTATTACCGGGCGGTGCAGCAAGGGCATGTGCCAATCGCATTGTTCACGATGTTTGAAGAAGACGGGGAACGGTCGAAATCCCACGGACTGAAACAGCAGATTTTAGAAGCACAAGCGGAACGAATGGGCTTGCCATTAGTGATCGGTAAAGCCGATTGGTCAGGATACGAAGAGGAATTTATCCACCATTTGCAGAATTTTAAAGAACAAGGCATCGAACTGGGTGTCTACGGCGATATTGACTTGCAGGACCATCTCGATTGGGTAGAAAAAGTCAGTGACAAGGCAGGACTTGAAGTTTTGCATCCGCTCTGGCAAGAAGCCCGCCGGTCATTATTGGAAGAGCTGATCGAAGAAGAGTTTAAAGCTGTGATTACGGTAGTTGATACCGCGCGTGTCGGAGAGGAGTTTCTCGGACGCGTCTTCACCCGGGAACTGATCGAAGAATTGGAAGCACTCGGCATTGATGCCTGCGGAGAAGAAGGGGAATTCCATACGACATTGGTGGATGGCCCGATTTTTGTCGAGCCGTTGCCAGTGGAGCTTGGAACCATTGTGCACAACGGCCAGTACGCGATGCTTGAGGTGAAACTTCAAACAGGGGAGTGA
- a CDS encoding GNAT family N-acetyltransferase yields MIQIISVEEKHIRQMSALLSKRQARERKIFPYLPDKFEEIDEAEVVIRKQLERPYVSGVVAVRGIDVIGYLIYEFKEEAHRGRYVWMDYESMAISEHEHPRLLRLLYADAGTEWIKHGYFHHVLMASLGDEMVFEQWIDQGFAFEQKYAILSLDDYEPKNGTLPDLEFRRGTQADAPLLKKMAVWNSIHQAAAPSWHPITRETMENVQESYMALTEDEEAYLWLVAQGEQAAGFHVYFRKEDSFSLVTPENCVELPAASTNPDMRGRGIGRALANYCFGELKKEGYDYIFADWHTPNQMASYFWPRMGFQPVMVRMSRQIDPRISWAHGQD; encoded by the coding sequence GTGATCCAGATCATCAGTGTTGAAGAAAAGCATATCCGCCAAATGTCTGCATTGCTGTCAAAACGCCAAGCGAGGGAGCGGAAGATTTTCCCGTACCTGCCGGATAAATTTGAGGAAATTGACGAGGCGGAAGTGGTTATTCGTAAACAGCTCGAGCGTCCTTATGTCAGCGGCGTGGTTGCTGTGCGCGGCATCGACGTCATCGGGTACCTGATTTATGAGTTTAAAGAAGAAGCGCATCGCGGCCGTTACGTATGGATGGATTATGAATCGATGGCTATCAGTGAGCATGAACATCCGCGCCTATTGCGCTTATTGTATGCAGATGCCGGAACAGAGTGGATCAAGCATGGCTATTTCCATCATGTGCTGATGGCGTCACTCGGAGACGAAATGGTATTCGAGCAATGGATTGATCAAGGATTCGCCTTCGAGCAGAAATACGCCATCCTGTCACTGGATGATTACGAACCCAAAAACGGGACGTTGCCGGATCTTGAATTTCGCCGTGGCACGCAAGCAGATGCGCCGCTGTTGAAAAAGATGGCAGTATGGAACAGCATTCACCAAGCCGCTGCTCCGTCCTGGCATCCGATTACGAGAGAAACGATGGAAAATGTCCAAGAAAGTTATATGGCATTGACAGAAGACGAAGAAGCCTATCTTTGGCTCGTTGCCCAAGGTGAGCAAGCGGCCGGCTTCCATGTGTATTTTCGAAAAGAAGATTCTTTTAGCTTAGTAACACCCGAAAATTGCGTAGAATTGCCTGCCGCTTCGACCAATCCGGATATGCGTGGTCGCGGCATTGGCCGTGCACTGGCAAACTATTGCTTTGGGGAATTAAAGAAAGAAGGCTATGATTATATTTTTGCCGACTGGCATACGCCAAACCAAATGGCGTCTTATTTCTGGCCGCGGATGGGTTTCCAACCGGTCATGGTCAGGATGTCGCGTCAAATCGATCCGCGCATTTCATGGGCGCACGGACAGGACTAA
- a CDS encoding BCCT family transporter, translated as MKKKGLIDYRIFLPALIIIIAISVPLALYESRSLELLNGIFTTIVDVFSWGYLWYGIILVGAALYFSYSKYGDIVLGDPAEKPRLTLFEYASILIAMGLGSTIMRTGMLQWTSVANNPPAGMDAGSPESILMGNAYSMFLWGFQVFAIFVMIAPAMAYTLHVKKKPMMRMSEAARPVFGDKLTDGWAGRLLDILFLLSIMTGAAVTLGLGAPIITYNLSALLNIDVTFVLTLIVTIVWVALFSVSAYLGVEKGIKRLSTFNIYLAGAFTVFILLAGPGVFILNYFSDSVASLFTNYLSFSLNTDSVYQGAASHVQSNTVFWFAYSATWAMLHSVFAARISRGRTIREMIMTYLLAPTLLSWIATGVLGGLGVHRYLTGELPILDMVKENRMAVIPEILATLPLGGLAIVVFIIVALIFLTTTLDSTTYTIAAYTSTLDMSKNEPPKILRILVAGIITVISLVLMRIGGLAPLEVVSGLMGLPIIFITFLMIYSAKKMMDQDRAWLTNVRDKETPLKRSKQRTKSE; from the coding sequence ATGAAAAAGAAAGGCTTGATCGATTACCGGATTTTTCTTCCGGCTTTGATCATTATCATCGCAATCAGCGTTCCACTTGCGCTTTATGAAAGCCGTTCACTGGAATTGCTGAATGGGATTTTTACGACAATTGTTGACGTATTCAGCTGGGGCTATCTCTGGTACGGCATTATATTAGTTGGGGCTGCGTTGTATTTTTCGTATTCCAAATACGGTGATATCGTGCTCGGCGACCCGGCAGAAAAACCGCGCTTGACTTTATTTGAGTATGCTTCCATTTTAATCGCCATGGGACTCGGTTCGACAATTATGCGCACCGGTATGCTGCAATGGACATCGGTTGCGAACAACCCGCCGGCCGGCATGGACGCAGGTTCGCCGGAATCGATCCTGATGGGCAACGCCTACAGCATGTTCTTGTGGGGCTTTCAAGTATTCGCGATTTTCGTCATGATCGCGCCGGCGATGGCTTATACATTGCACGTCAAGAAAAAACCGATGATGCGCATGTCTGAAGCGGCACGTCCGGTGTTCGGTGATAAATTAACGGATGGCTGGGCAGGACGCTTGCTCGATATCTTGTTCTTGCTCAGCATCATGACCGGGGCAGCGGTCACGCTCGGCCTAGGTGCGCCGATCATCACATACAACCTGTCCGCTTTGCTAAACATTGACGTAACGTTCGTGTTGACGCTCATTGTCACGATTGTGTGGGTAGCGCTGTTTTCCGTCAGTGCCTATCTGGGTGTGGAAAAAGGCATCAAGCGGCTCAGTACCTTTAATATCTATTTAGCAGGCGCCTTTACCGTCTTTATTTTATTGGCAGGGCCAGGCGTCTTTATCTTGAATTACTTCTCGGACAGCGTTGCTTCGCTGTTCACCAATTACTTGAGTTTTTCACTCAATACGGACTCGGTCTACCAAGGCGCGGCGTCGCATGTGCAAAGCAATACGGTGTTCTGGTTTGCTTATAGCGCTACATGGGCGATGCTGCATTCGGTCTTTGCGGCCCGTATCTCGAGAGGCCGTACCATTCGTGAGATGATCATGACCTACCTATTGGCACCGACTCTATTGTCTTGGATCGCGACAGGCGTTCTCGGCGGGCTTGGTGTTCACCGTTACTTAACGGGAGAATTACCGATTTTGGATATGGTGAAGGAAAACCGGATGGCAGTTATTCCTGAAATTCTGGCTACCTTGCCGCTTGGCGGACTCGCAATTGTCGTCTTTATCATCGTCGCGCTGATTTTCCTGACGACGACGCTCGATTCGACGACTTACACGATTGCGGCTTATACGAGTACGCTCGATATGAGTAAAAACGAACCGCCGAAAATTTTGCGTATCCTAGTGGCTGGCATCATCACCGTCATTTCGCTGGTGCTCATGAGAATCGGCGGCTTGGCACCACTAGAAGTCGTTTCTGGTTTGATGGGCTTGCCAATCATTTTTATCACCTTCCTGATGATTTATTCAGCGAAAAAAATGATGGACCAAGACCGGGCATGGCTTACGAATGTGCGGGACAAAGAAACACCTTTGAAACGGTCGAAGCAGAGAACGAAAAGCGAATAA
- a CDS encoding universal stress protein: MYKKILLAVDGSDHSVRAAKEAVKIAKGSEDSQVTIVFVADHDNAKNEVLHSGSSAELDFQRRKKLQPVEEAIASEKIKYRVEILHGTPGPAIVEFANEEAFDMLVIGSRGLNSLQEMVLGSVSHKVVKRANCPVLIVK, translated from the coding sequence ATGTACAAGAAAATTCTACTTGCTGTGGACGGTTCTGACCATTCAGTCCGCGCAGCTAAAGAAGCCGTGAAAATTGCAAAAGGATCTGAAGATTCACAGGTCACCATCGTTTTTGTAGCAGATCACGACAACGCAAAAAACGAAGTGCTTCACAGCGGCAGTTCCGCGGAGCTCGATTTCCAGCGCCGCAAGAAATTGCAGCCGGTCGAAGAAGCGATCGCATCGGAGAAAATCAAATACCGCGTCGAAATCCTACACGGGACGCCGGGCCCGGCGATTGTCGAATTCGCTAACGAAGAAGCGTTCGACATGCTCGTAATTGGCAGCCGGGGCTTGAATTCTCTGCAGGAAATGGTGCTTGGCAGCGTTAGCCACAAAGTGGTCAAGCGCGCGAACTGCCCGGTATTAATCGTCAAATAA
- a CDS encoding MFS transporter, producing the protein MKHNAPIHTPFYYGWVIVAISALSYFFSGPGQTFSNAIFIDYYIEEFGWSRSTVSGIYSAATLLAGFLIFMVGRLFDSQGARKMAVIISGLLGLACLFNGLIANTFMLFVGFFFIRLLGQGSMSLTPKSLVPQWFIVKRGRALSLAALGAMVGSAVFPLLNVWLIETVGWRMAWMLLGAFVVVIFTPLALLLIRNKPEDIGLRPDGEVIPEGETAEKSLSADISWTVKEAQKTRAFWLLLFCVATPALVNTGITFHLVSIFSQQSLTPEAAATVLSLMAVVGFPITFLAGYLLDKIEVRWMLVALFAGEILFILLLQQATVLSLAILFGVVWGVVSGIERVTLSIVWPNYYGRQYIGSISGIAMAVMVIGSALGPLPFGLFYDFLGGYDEALSFLLIIPAMAIVASILAKPPIKEELKTEQ; encoded by the coding sequence GTGAAACATAATGCGCCAATACATACGCCATTTTATTATGGCTGGGTCATCGTCGCGATTTCGGCGTTGTCGTATTTCTTTTCGGGACCTGGCCAAACATTTTCCAATGCTATTTTCATTGATTATTATATCGAGGAGTTCGGATGGAGCCGTTCGACGGTGTCGGGAATTTATTCTGCGGCTACCTTGCTCGCTGGTTTCCTGATCTTCATGGTCGGCAGGCTGTTCGATAGTCAGGGAGCGCGCAAGATGGCGGTGATCATTTCTGGCTTGCTGGGGCTTGCTTGTTTGTTTAATGGCTTGATCGCCAACACCTTCATGCTGTTTGTTGGTTTCTTTTTCATCCGTTTGCTCGGACAAGGCTCCATGTCACTTACGCCAAAGTCATTGGTCCCTCAATGGTTTATCGTCAAAAGAGGGCGTGCACTCAGCTTGGCTGCACTTGGAGCGATGGTCGGTTCTGCGGTTTTTCCGCTGCTCAATGTGTGGTTGATTGAAACGGTTGGTTGGCGCATGGCGTGGATGTTGCTTGGTGCGTTTGTAGTGGTCATTTTCACGCCACTCGCGCTTTTGCTGATCCGCAACAAGCCGGAAGACATCGGCTTGCGTCCAGACGGGGAAGTGATTCCTGAAGGAGAAACGGCAGAAAAAAGCTTGTCAGCCGATATCAGTTGGACCGTGAAAGAAGCGCAAAAAACACGCGCTTTCTGGTTGCTGCTGTTTTGCGTCGCAACACCAGCCCTGGTGAACACAGGCATCACGTTCCATTTGGTGTCGATTTTCTCGCAACAATCATTGACACCCGAAGCGGCAGCGACCGTGCTCAGCTTGATGGCGGTCGTCGGTTTTCCTATCACATTCTTGGCCGGCTATTTGCTAGATAAAATCGAAGTGCGCTGGATGCTGGTCGCGTTATTTGCTGGGGAGATCCTGTTCATCTTGCTGCTCCAGCAAGCGACCGTTCTGTCGTTAGCGATCCTGTTTGGCGTTGTATGGGGAGTCGTGTCTGGAATTGAGCGGGTTACCTTAAGCATTGTCTGGCCCAATTACTACGGCCGGCAGTATATCGGCAGTATCAGTGGCATCGCCATGGCAGTTATGGTCATCGGTTCGGCTCTAGGCCCCTTGCCTTTTGGCTTGTTTTACGATTTTCTCGGCGGCTACGACGAAGCCTTAAGCTTTCTCCTCATTATCCCGGCCATGGCAATCGTCGCATCCATTCTAGCAAAACCACCCATAAAAGAAGAACTGAAAACAGAACAATAA
- a CDS encoding recombinase family protein: protein MRIGYARAIEEDLDCHKQQALFEEFGCEAIHIESHSSPKQRIALDTMMAAVKPGDHIVVMKLHVLADSTRHLVDLVEVLEDKAAFLYAVEEQIDTTKGTSFSFLEITKAIADFQSDSISAKTKAGLTEAKQKGMHAGRPRKPDANVKKAIEMYKNKSHSLAEIKEQTGISKSTLYRYLEN, encoded by the coding sequence GTGCGAATCGGTTATGCAAGAGCCATTGAAGAAGATTTAGACTGCCACAAGCAGCAGGCCCTTTTTGAAGAGTTCGGCTGTGAGGCGATCCATATAGAATCACATAGTTCCCCCAAACAGCGGATAGCGCTCGACACAATGATGGCAGCCGTGAAACCCGGTGACCACATTGTTGTCATGAAACTTCATGTGTTGGCGGATTCGACAAGGCATTTAGTCGATTTGGTGGAAGTGTTGGAAGACAAGGCTGCCTTTCTTTATGCCGTTGAAGAACAGATCGACACTACGAAAGGAACTTCGTTTTCTTTTTTGGAGATCACAAAAGCGATTGCCGACTTCCAAAGCGACTCCATCAGCGCCAAAACCAAAGCCGGCTTAACGGAAGCCAAACAAAAAGGCATGCACGCCGGGCGTCCGCGCAAACCCGATGCCAATGTCAAAAAAGCAATCGAGATGTATAAAAACAAATCACATAGCTTAGCGGAAATCAAAGAACAGACCGGCATTAGCAAGTCTACTTTGTATCGTTATTTGGAGAATTAA